In Lactuca sativa cultivar Salinas chromosome 5, Lsat_Salinas_v11, whole genome shotgun sequence, the DNA window aagattctcatcacccaaatttcagttggatagaaacttggaatcatgcaagttgtatagtatgatgaatgagaactttcgagcattggaaaattaagactaactgcttcttcacatggatgtgtgagtcaagagaaggactaagggatcaagtacactttcttgtgcacttgtcaaagtccaccacaaaagatggataagactattcatcatgatttactaaggtttagtaaatatgattatacttacaagcttaagtataattctaaagcattgaaaaattttcaatttatgacagaacgaataagaagaatcaaattaggcagaaggataaaagtttctcaaatctgaaaagatggtagAGTACTTTAGtgtcatgttttaagatcatctttgTTGACGAAAACGCGTACTCGCAAGTATACGAGGTCGTGCAAGTAATATAGTCGTAAGACCAGATATCGAACCCACGGGGACTATCCTATTCTAAGAAAGAGTGAACTAGGCAATTGATTGCAAAAGTGATTGATTTTATTAAACTAaggaaacaattaaaataaaattaaactaaattcACCAAGGTAAAAACGAAAACTAAAATAATCGaacaaacaaggaaaacaacTGAACGATTTAACAATTATGAGAAAAACGGGATTCGGTTGACTTATACGGGTTCAATGGTTCTTCTAATGAAACTAATTTGTCAAACCAATTATATAGAAACGAATAACTTAACACCAACAAAAGTTATCAATTACCTCTCGGTCTCAtgatttgatttaaaaaaaaaaacattcactcatatctctatgtagttcatgattttaaaaagcattaagtccaataaatttgttaaaaatgtcATAACACACGTCTATGTTAAGTTTCAGCGAGATAACGAAACCGCACATTCATATTCAAACGATGTCACAAATAAAGTTTCTCTCGAAGTCAATATAAGcatgtaaatattaaatttaaaccaagaaaattaacCCTAACTAACGTTGATCAAGTgttagccaaaatcaaagtcacccattaaaatttatatttttaaaataagagCACATTTGAATATGCTATTCGATTTCAATAAAATTGGTTCAAAGAAAATCAACTGCATTAAAATTACCATCTCACCCTAGTCAACCAAACCCTAAAGATTATTCGTTTGGTTTCCTTTGTTTCTCCATCTCCTCCTCATTGCCCATCTGTGTGTTTATGGATATGCGCATCAAAATAATAATCGAAGTTGGACGGTGGTGAAGAATGTGTGAAAGAATGGCGGCTGTGGTTTCTTGCGTAGGTTTTCTTTTTCGTCGTATCGTCCGTATCCCCCTTTGATCACGaaaataaccatatatatataaagcataagtaCAATCTTGCCCCTCCAACTTTCATGAATGGTGCAGCTTTAGCCCCTAGCTTTTAACTTTCCGCACGGAACAACTTTAGCCCTTAATCTTTCACTTTTACCATTGTACAGCTTTAGTCCTCCACATTGCACCTTATTTTCGAATTGGAACTCTTCCAGCAAACTAACCCCAACTTCTACGTCGATTTTGAACTGGAAAACGACTGAATTAGTGAAAACTCAAAACACGAAACTTGTAgataattgtgtctagttttcgaAACATCTTGAATCGCCTAAATCGGATTCCGGATGATCCAGATATGATGAAAACACTGAGACATGGTCAATCTGCCAAACATCTTTTATTCGTCTTAATTTGCTCGTGATGAATTTATCTTCTTTCGAATCCGTCAATTCCTTGCTGAAACCAATTTGGACATTATAATATGAGTCCAACTCCCACCAAGACTCGTTGAATAAGTGGTGGGGGCTTAAGAAGCCTAGGcaatcttgtatacacaagatAAAATCCATCAATTCCTTATAAATTTTTGAACTTCATAAGAGGAAGTCAAACTCCCACCATGACCCGTAGACTAGGCGGTGGGGAACCCATGAAACACAGGTTGCACTTGCATTAACAAGTAAAATGAATACCATCAATTCCGATGCAAAGCACGATGTGCTATATTTTAGATTTCGTGCAAGAAAACCATCTCCCACCAACCTGTAGAATAGGACGAGGGGACCTAAAAATCTTAGGTGAACTTGTAAAAAGAAGTTAATGAGCCGTCAATTCCTTTAAAAACTTTGGACTTCATAAGAAGAAGCCCAACTCCCATCGTCCAATAGAATAAGAGATGAGGAACACATGCAAGACAGGTCAAAAACCCAActgaatgggcacaaaaataccAACCGGGAAATATTATGTTGATTACACTCATTAACATACATTTATCTTTTTAAGCTCAAAAAATGATATAAATTGTAAAATCCGGGGACAAAAATAAGCTTTTTAGTTCATTTAATGATCGAAGAATGACCACTAAACACATCCCCAAACTTTAAACATTGCTCGTCCCGAGcaataaaaatagaataaaaaaatACTCCCTGATGGCATGTCATCTCACATGATATGATTAACCAAGAACGCATATCGTGATGGCTGATCTTTAAGCATAGGCCGAACATTTTCCTTACCACGACTCTCACTTCACCACTAACTACACGGATAGCAAACAAGGGCTGCACACTTGATAAATTTATTAGAACAAAACAAataataagaaataaaaaaaaacaatgatgcaaaaatgaaaataattgaaataaacaaaaaaaatataaaacaaaagcaaaaataaaacaaaaataataatactaatactaataaaaataaatttaaaaaaataaaaataaaaataaaaataaataaaacaaacaaattaCTCTTCAACCCGCTTCAAATGAAGCACAATCACTTCCTCTTTTCCTTCTCCAAAATGGTGTTTTTCTTGTTGTTTGATCACCCAAATCCTTTCTCTCGTTGTCTCTTTTCAAAATCTCTTTGCCTTGCCATTTCGCATCCCCAAACATTTGAATTTTGATATTTTCATGATTTTCTATTTTAAACTCCTCATGCCTCAACAAATGTTTCATCCTTTTCTTTCCAACCTTCATCAAGTGTTCTGAAGGCCACTTCAACTCTAAATCATATACTTTTTCAAGGGATGGCAAAGATGATTCAATCACACTATCATTCAATTCATGCTTCTCCTTGACCCGACTCACTACACTTTTAACTGTGGACTCTCTATTTTCCTCCATGTTACGAGTCACCTTGTTCAAGTGGGTCTCCTTTAAATCTACCAATCCATTTGTAACTCGTATGAATGAGCATTCTTCCACATTAGAAGGTTTTTTGATAGCCTTAAACATATTAAAAGTCTTTTGCTCGTCATTTACTCTCAATGTAACCTCTCCCTTTTTTACATCAATTAAAGCTTCAAAGTTGCCAAAAATTGCCTCCCTAAAATTATTCCACAATCATCTTCAGCTTCATAATCCAAAATGATAAAATCAGCTGGAATGAAAAGATTATCAACCTTGATAATGATATCCTCTATTTTACCTTCTGGATATACCATAGATCGGTCTGCTAGCTGGAGTGAAACTGTGGTCGGTCTAGCTTCACCAAgtcctaatttttgaaaaattgacAAAGGCATTAAACTGATACTTGCACCAAGGTCACACAAACCAATCTTGTCAAATTTTCCAATTTTGCACGGTAGAATGAAACTACATGGATCATCCTTCTTCACAGGTAATCTGTTTTTGATTATTGATGTGCAACTTTTCGTCATTGCAACAGTCTCAAACTCTCTCCAAACTCTTTTCCTTGTAAGAACTTCCTTCATGAACTTTGCATATGTGGGAATTTGTTTTAAGGCTTCAACAAAAGGGATGTTGATATGAAGTTGAGAAAGGATCTCTAGAAACTTCTTAAATTGCCCATCATCTTCCTTGGATTTACTTTTCCTAGGTGGGAAAGGTAAGGTTGTTGGTGTAACTATCGCACTAGTTCGAGCATCTTTTTCTTGGGCTTTCTTTTCATTTCCAACACTTGGACTTGAACTTGTTGGACCTTCCTTGTTCACTTTATTCTTCCTGTACTCCTCATCAGTTATGTCCTCAATCTCGACATACTCTTTTTCATCATCTTTCAATTCTTGCTTCTTCTTATGAGTCTCAACACTTATCGGGTGCTGCTCATCATCGGTGACTGGTAAGTCATGATTCTTTGGAGCTAAATCCTTTCCCGATCTAAGTGTGATGGCATTACATTCCCTCTTATCATTGACATTACCTGGATTTTGGGTGTTACTTGGCAACGTTCCAGGTTCTCGTGAGTTCAATGCTTGTGCTAATTGCCCTAATTGGTTTTCTAAATTTCTCATAGCAATTGCTTGATTCTTTTCACGTGCCTCGGTCTTTTGATCTTGTTTGATCATAAACTCCATCATTTCTTTCTCGAAATGTGACATCTCTTGATTTGATGAAGGCGCTGTTGGTTTTGAATTACTTCCTGATGCCTGGTGGAATGCACCTCCTTGTGGTCTCACTTGCTGATTTGGCATTTAATAAAACCCTAGTGGGTTTTGAGGCCTTTGTTGAAACTGCTCTTGTTGAGGATGAATTTGTTGTTGTTGTCCACCCCATGAGAAATTAGGATGATTTCTCCATCCTGGATTGTATGTTTCAGAGTATGGATTGTTTTGTCGTGGGAAATTTTGACTTCCCATGAAAAATATAGATTCAGGATTCTGTGGGCACTCACTATAATCATGGACGCCTTGACAAACCGCATAAAATTCAACCTTCTTCTCTTTCATCCCATTGCTTGACATCATATTCTTCATCATGCTCTTGACTGTGGCCAACTCGGCTGCTAATGCATCATTTTGAGCTGCAAGACGAACTTCAGCCGGTGTACTTCCTTTCGAACCACTTGCATGTACCCTATCTGTGGGCCACTGGAAATTATTGGTTGCGATTCTATCCAATATCTCCACGCTCTCTTCATAGCTCTTTGTGAGCAAAGCTCCTCCAGCAGATGTATCTACTAGCATGCGTGTTTGAGCATCCAAACCTTGGTAAAATGTCTCAAGTTTCACATCATCAGGGAGTCGATGTGTCAGACATTTTCTCAGCAAATTGTTCCATCTCTCCCACACTTCCCATAACGATTCACCATCCATTTGTCGGAATGATGTGATGACATTTCTTAGATTTGCATTTCGCGTGGGTGGGAAAAATCTTTCTAGGAATTTTTCTCTTAATTCCTCCCAAGTGGTGATGGAATCAGAAGGCAAAGACTCAAACCAGTCTCTAGCTTTCCCTTGTAGTGTGTAGGGAAATAATCTTAGCCTAAATGCATCAGACGTCATGCCTCTTTGTTTGAAATTATCGCACATCTGGTTAAAGGAACGCAGATGGGACAAGGGCTCATCACTAGGCATACCTCCAAAGAGACCATTGTTATTGATCATCTGAAACATCACaggtttgaattcaaaattgtcaGCATTAATTGTTGCGCTGACAATTGGCGGGTTTGTTCCTTCGAAACCTCTATTTTCTTATTGTTTTCGTTTCCGTTATCTCCCATTTCTTCTTGATTCTGAAGTCTCCTCAACCCTCTCAAAGTTCTTTCAATCTCCCAATCAAGCGCAAATTCAGGTGGTCTGAATCTTCGACCGGCCAGAGTAAAATATCTTCGAGATGTTTAAGAGTCTAACAACTACCTAATGTTctaacttaaaaataaaaataatccccggcaacggcgccaaaaacttgttgACGAAAACGCGTACTCGCAAGTATACGAGGTCGTGCAAGTAATATAGTCGTAAGACCAGATATTGAACCCACAGGGACTATCATATTCTAAGAAAGAGTGAACTAGGCAATTGATTGCAAAAGTGATTGATTTTATTAAACTAaggaaacaattaaaataaaattaaactaaattcACCAAGGTAAAAACGAAAACTAAAATAATCGAACAAACAAGGAAAACAATTGAGCGATTTAACAATTATGAGAAAAACGGGATTCGATTGACTTATACGGATTCAATGGTTCTTCTAATGAAACTAATTTGTCAAACCATTTATATAGAAACGAATAACTTAACACCAACAAAAGTTATCAATTACCTCTCGGTCTCATGattcgatttaaaaaaaaaaaaaaaaaaaaaaaaacattcactcATATCTCTATGTAGTTCATGATTTTAAAAAGTATTAAGTCCAATAATTTTGTTAAAAATGCCCTAACACACGTCTATGTTAAGTTTAAGCGAGATAACGAAACCGCACATTCATATTCAAACGATGTCACAAATAAAGCTTCTCTCGAAGTCAATATAAGcatgtaaatattaaatttaaaccaagaaaattaacTCTAACTAACGTTGATCAAGTgttagccaaaatcaaagtcacccatcaaaatttatatttttaaaataagagCACATTTGAATATGCTATTCGATTTCAATAAAATTGGTTCAAACAAAATCAACTGCATTAAAATTATCATCTCACCCTAGTCAACCAAACCCTAAAGATTATTACTCcataaaattaaaattcaaaaacTGTGAAAAATTTAAACCTAAACATCATTCTCAAATTAAACTCTGTGTAATTGACGAAACTAAAACGCAAAGCAAATTAACATAAGTTATTGCAACATAACATAATTAactgaaaaataataataataataataataataataataataataataataaaacaagtGAAAGCAACGTCAGGAAATTGACCAAGTTATTCGTTTGGCTTCCTTTGTTTCTCCATCTCCTCCTCATTGCCCATCTGTGTGTTTATGGATATGCGCATCAAACTAATAATCGAAGGTGGACGGTGGTGAAGAATGTGTGAAAGAATGGCGGCTGTGGTTTCTTGCGTAGGTTTTCTTTTTTGTCGTATCGTCCGTATCCCCTTTTGATcacgtaaatatatatatatatatatatatatatatatatatatatatatatatatatatatatatatatataaaaggataaGTACAATCGCATAAGTACAATCTTGCCCCTCCAATTTTCATGAATGGTGCAGCTTTAGCCCCTAGCTTTTAACTTTCCGCATGGAACAACTTTAGCCCTTGATCTTTCACTTTTACTATTGTACAGCTTTAGTCCTCCACATTGCACCTGATTTTCGAATTGGAACTCTTCCAGCAAACTAACCTCAACTTCTACGTCGATTTTGAACTGGAAAACGACTGAATTAGTGAAAACTCAAAACACGAAACTTGTATATAATTGTGTCTAGTTTCCGAAACATCTTGAATCGCCTAAATCAGATTCCGGATGAGCCAGGTATGATGAAAACACTGAGACATGGTCAATCTACCAAACATCTTTTATTCGCCTTAATTTGCTCGTGATGAATTTATCTTCTTTCGAATCCATCAATTCCTTGCTGAAACCATTTGGACATTATAATATGAGTCCAACTCCCACCAAGACTCGTTGAATAAGTGGTGGGGGCCTAAGAAGCCTAGGcaatcttgtatacacaagatAAAATCCATCAATTCCTTATAAATTTTTGAACTTCATAAGAGGAAGTCAAACTCCCACCATGACCCGTAGACTAGGCGGTGGGGAACCCATGAAACACAGGTTGCACTTGCATTAATAAGTAAAATGAATACCGTCAATTCCGATGCAAAGCACGATGTGTTATATTTTGGATTTCGTGCAAGAAAACCATCTCCCACCAACCTGTAGAATAGGAGGAGGGGACCTAAAAATCTTAGGTGAACTTGTAAAAAGAAGTTAATGAGTCGTCAATTCCTTTAAAAACTTTGGACTTCATAAGAAGAAGCCCAACTCCCATCATCCAATAGAATAAGAGATGAGGAACACATGCAAGACAGGTCAAAAACCCAActgaatgggcacaaaaataccAACCGGGAAATATTATGTTGATTACACTCATTAACATACATTTATCTTTTTAAGCTCAAAAAATGATATAAATGGTAAAATCTGGGGACAAAAATAAGCCTTTTAGTTCATTTAATGATCGAAAAATGACCACTAAAcaatcttaatgattttgagaccttatcacaattcatcctctaagtacattctgatagctaagaagaggagctataaattgttgaagtggtcaaatcaagaagatgagtcgtaCTTCGgttcaaaacaattcttagagttatactctaagattgtaacttgagtgacatatcttaaagaaggtttaaaacacttgtcaaaagtaagagtaaaagttttctactcttgtacatttgaaattggtaagttgtgatgttttggataaaacaaagaccaactaagaccaattatgtgaagtgtttgtcttgattagaatccacactatctcttgaatatttggcaagaaagtcttataggtcaaggagacagtgggagtcataAAGgacctgaaagggtttcaagaagtaatcaagaacaaaaacttgtatttcatcactagcacacaactagaggtttataacctatcgtgttgacatttctgtgcccattccagttaagttggctatacatttgagttctacatgttcttaaTTGTTTGTATAGAtaattggaagcaatggcaggcccttgagctgccaggtggcaagaagttaagattgcacaagttcaatccatatgagttaggatttgtcattaacctagtcttgtgattatggttttgacaaattcacatggataggaacacttacaccataaaatctaagtgtcataaggtttctcttcgattcatgaaaatgatggtaaggaaactctttcactaagtagattttaagtagatagcaattgtgacttTTGCAGTTTtcaaagtcgttaatggagcgtgcgtggttaaccggcacactaacattgacttatgagaaatggaaaaaggtctaaacaattgagactatgattacgaaatcccttttcatagatctaaaattgtttagacacacttgtgagctatctaagagaggtgtatgattttgataaagtcttatcaaggcaatctagtatcaaaaatctgaactttggtaagaaagtcaatagagtattgatttctagaagtccagttgatttctgggtacatgtcaaagctagtgggagcataagtgttatgctattaatcatcatgttagtgggagcatgataattatgataaaggttgcaagttagcaatgttaattatagaaaaacaaaaggtctcaattgggaaaaaaaagttgttttgctataattaagggagaggatattatacttcatctcaaatttaaaagcttagattgaggtcttaatcgtatttagtcaagaatatatatgaatttcatgttggaatggctcaacataaggaaattctatatatgggttcattatttgcgttctaaaattcgattatgattacggcatcccttttcataatctgaattatgagaacttggcaaatagaaatggaaatattatagcaaaagactggtttagtctttatgtgagacatcatggatgtgtcccatatgcttcggatataggatcgattacatgtgctatattcatcctttctaaaattttccaaatgcctggggcattaagaagggaaaaggtctagaattggatatgactaaaatgattaagaaattgttgaggacaatctaagtttaccaaagattggttgctcaaggacagttagaagtatagtattaattctggaaggaccatattgacataatctgtaaggaggcaactcctgttcagaagtgatagtcaaaatggaatattgaaatgtttcaaagttagaaagtattcaatctgtatgactaggaaacttaatgcaagaaggatgtttccaaggagttgatctcctttggaatactctgtaatgattgttgccaagtctttgtgaatttgtgcataatcattacaagaggatcaatgcatataagtttagaatctaacagatttcagtaaatggcatgaatttggaattcttgcattttcagtaagggtttgggactgtgaaaagatgatcattggagttatgctcaattgatctatttcacaaagtaaagatcatagacaaacatagtatgcatactttgtgtatggactgactagtgtttagaaaacatagtgtacatgcttggagcatgtgacaactattgttttaaattcaagaataaagttgatagttgaaacaatatacaatgaataatgtgtaatcatatggtgataaataaaaggtgttttatttatgttcataggttttgataccatattggattcaattattattgtgtttcactttgcatgttttaacttccagaataactaggccattgttctggatgactaagttattcaaaccatccacagtcggtcatatgttggaagtagatatgaatcaagactatcatgggttggcttgtagatgtctaaggtgttggacaaagggctacaacactcatgagtgctcataagttttgagtattggattcaacccgcgctcattggaatcacttcatggattttatcacgagtgatcatgagacaataatatcttatattcttcaaacctagagatatgagttgttactatgagttggttgtacattgattgcacgaaaacgcattcggtaactcggtgttataaagcgtgcctttgtgtatgattcaacaagtagtagaacaagccatatgagtcgaagtttatccattccttttaccttcgggataaaagcgatatctgtggggccCTCGATAATTTATTGATGACACATATGAGTGCttagccaagccaggactgatttgatatgttcaatcagtcagtcgtcatgaatcggaaatcgggaaacaacaaatggacagagagaatgattataatccatgtctcagttcatatgatatctagaatggaggaatatatgatcccttatctaatggacaagttcgttgacaaagatcagagttcgacagtggctttaagGGCTACGATTGCccgttaggttttgaagtcatactcaataatagttttagacttatccaagtgggagactattggattaatgtctaagtccataaatatatttggtatgtacttgacccgacccggcatggtccatttgggttgcacttcaccgacacaatttatatggatagtcttttgagaatagtatatttaagatttatattaatattttataagttctaatatattaatatataatcatattatttatttagtattgatcaagaattaatttataattaattaagtgatcaaaatgaactaattaaatatggactcttatatatatggaatgcgCCAAGTTCAtgtaggttgggctaagctttcatggatagtccatggagtgtttaacccatggatcatatgaaatgaaaggtcatgggtttaaccctagtatccatactatataaagatgtccttggttggtgaaattggcactagtatgggtacactatgaagggctagccgatttcactagagagaaccaagtatccatattctctaaagtcttccaaggtgttttggtgatttttgattccacttgaggcttccacactattggggctaagctcttaaagcttgaagacatcaagctacatcaaaaggtatgtcatctaactagaactttgtagtataagaacttcataatatgctagttaggattaaagccttggaaagttcttatatgcatgtataatagagaaaacatagatccaaggtttatagggttgcatgtacaccataggagtgttagaatgctcaaaacccaacacgatccatccttcttctttacgaaacaagactggtgctccccagggtaaGAAGCTCGATTTGATGAATCCCTTACTAAGTAGTTGGTTTAGTTGGCTGGATGATTCCTGCATCTCAACTGGTGCTAGACGATATGgggatttggctactggggtagctccaggaataaggtcgattcgaaattcgacctgtcgCGTAGGCGGTacccctggaagatcttcaggaaatatgtCAGGAAAATTATAGACTTCAAGAATGCTCTTGAGGtatttcacttcttgcttttcaTTCACAACATCTGCCAATAATACATGGTATTCCTTGCGTAGATATTTTTGAGCTTTGACACAAgagatgatgcgaaggtttgtaacAGGTTTATCTTCGTAAATGACGAGGatttcgccatttggcagattaaggcgaacgacaTTTTCATAACATAGAATATCAGCACGATGGgaacttagccaatccatgccattgataacgtcgaaactttttattaacACTGACATAAGATTGACTTGAAAAGAATAGTTGTTTAGTGTGAGAGTGCAGTCTATGTATATGTCATTAGCGCTTTCAGTCTTTCCATTTTCCATTTCGACGGTGAATGTTTCGTTTAATGATTTTCGTGTTTGTTTGAGTAACTGCTTAAACTTATGGCTCACAAAACTGCTCTCTGCACCACTatcaaacagtatgcatgcataagagtcaTTAAGGAGAAACGTACCTATGACCACAGTGAGATTTGTTATTGCCTCTTCCTGTCCCATTGCCACTACTCGTCCCACTCCTCCAACATTCCTTGTTTTTGGGCAATCCCTCTTGATATGTCTAAAGGGTTTTAagcatcctaacaaccttaaggtgcacatacaaccctaaatactttggatctatgttttctcttattatacatgtaaaatgattttccaaagcatttctctaactagcatacaaacatgggtacttgtataacaaaaaactagttagaacacataccttttcttgtagcttgattccttggacCCTTAAGAGCcaagcaccccaaatgtgatgcctcaaatgcttcacacaacaccaccaacaatggagtaCTTAAGAgagaatacttgtactcaaaaattGGCTATGGATCTTCCAAGAACACTAGGGTTCCAATTTTAGGAGCTCATGGGTTTCTTATATATATAGTGTGgaaaaactagggttacaccatgtaaaccctaatgtgcatgaccttccatattcctcatgatccctgggtttaaacctccatggatcatccatgggttgtcacatgggtttagcccaacatacggaataatggatcattggcccacaccataagaatgaatgatttaccaaatcaaccccttatatttaattagtctcttttgattacaaaattaattccaaattaattcttgaacaatactaattaaataatatgattttatattaatatattagaacttataatatattaataaatcatgaatatcctcttctcaaaagttcatccttacaaattgttctggttccatgcaacccaaatggaccatgctactctcaggtcaagtacataccagttatagttatggacttagacactaaatctAACAGTataccacttggataagtctaataactataactgcaagtacgacttaaaacaccgactagcaatcgtagctcttaaagcctcTGTCGAACTAAGACgctccattttagataagtgatcatgtaatcctctgttctcaagatatcaggtagacaaatacatggaacaacgtcatacttactgtccagcagtttgtttctcgatctccgatttgtttgacatagaacttaatcgaacacatcaatttagtttcgatcgggcccgatacataggtcaaaaaaaatcatcgaggggcccaagataatgcttttaatcctccaaggactaaaaggaacagataaacttcgactcatatgtttgtactaactactcatcaaattgt includes these proteins:
- the LOC111897190 gene encoding uncharacterized protein LOC111897190, which translates into the protein MPNQQVRPQGGAFHQASGSNSKPTAPSSNQEMSHFEKEMMEFMIKQDQKTEAREKNQAIAMRNLENQLGQLAQALNSREPGTLPSNTQNPGNVNDKRECNAITLRSGKDLAPKNHDLPVTDDEQHPISVETHKKKQELKDDEKEYVEIEDITDEEYRKNKVNKEGPTSSSPSVGNEKKAQEKDARTSAIVTPTTLPFPPRKSKSKEDDGQFKKFLEILSQLHINIPFVEALKQIPTYAKFMKEVLTRKRVWREFETVAMTKSCTSIIKNRLPVKKDDPCSFILPCKIGKFDKIGLCDLGASISLMPLSIFQKLGLGEARPTTVSLQLADRSMVYPEGKIEDIIIKVDNLFIPADFIILDYEAEDDCGIILGRQFLATLKL